Proteins encoded by one window of Cylindrospermum stagnale PCC 7417:
- a CDS encoding ABC transporter ATP-binding protein, producing MIYLRLENLTKIFDSFVANHQINMTVETGKIHAILGENGAGKTTLMNIISGLYQPDAGQIYLKEKPVKITSPNEAIKLGIGMIHQHFMLVPQLTVTENIILGSQNKWRLNLRQKQQEIAALSQAYQLEVDPTAKVENLPVGTQQRVEILKVLYRQAKLLILDEPTAVLTPPEVASLITILRQLAARGNTIIFISHKLEEVMHLCDTVTVLRRGKVVGTTTTEATTTQQLAELMVGREVVLNLPKSSASPSQVILSVQRLQVADDRGAIAIRNVSFELRAGEILGIAGVDGNGQRELADAIAGLQTIKQGKIELQNPTPAVPPLYHGKEGLGVRVREGGLRVGYIPEDRQKMGLVLQFSIAQNLILKTFRNLPFCRCFLLQPNAIANYAQNAMQEFDIRATGEAVPLCQLSGGNQQKVVLARELAGEPALIVAMQPTRGLDVGATEAIHLRLLAERDRGAAVLYISTELEEVMAISDRIAVIYRGEFVDILDAQTATVEEIGLLMAGGKKQSPELQPELTPERVFEKF from the coding sequence ATGATATATTTACGCTTAGAAAACCTCACAAAAATCTTTGACTCTTTTGTTGCCAATCATCAGATAAACATGACTGTGGAAACTGGCAAAATCCACGCTATTTTGGGTGAAAATGGTGCGGGTAAGACTACTTTAATGAATATTATTAGCGGTCTTTATCAACCCGATGCGGGTCAAATATATCTAAAAGAAAAACCAGTAAAAATTACTTCACCTAATGAGGCAATTAAACTGGGTATTGGGATGATTCATCAACATTTTATGCTGGTTCCCCAGTTAACTGTTACAGAAAATATTATCCTGGGCAGCCAAAATAAATGGCGCTTAAATCTGCGACAAAAACAACAAGAAATTGCCGCTTTATCCCAAGCATATCAGTTGGAAGTTGACCCCACTGCTAAGGTAGAAAATTTACCTGTAGGCACACAACAGCGAGTAGAAATTCTCAAAGTTCTCTATCGCCAAGCAAAGTTGTTGATTTTGGATGAACCAACAGCAGTGCTGACGCCGCCGGAAGTGGCATCATTAATTACTATCCTGCGGCAACTGGCGGCTAGGGGTAACACGATTATTTTTATTAGCCACAAGTTAGAGGAGGTAATGCATCTCTGCGATACAGTGACGGTGTTGCGCCGGGGAAAGGTGGTAGGAACGACAACTACCGAAGCTACTACCACCCAGCAGTTAGCCGAATTGATGGTGGGGCGCGAAGTTGTTTTAAACTTGCCCAAATCCTCTGCTTCACCATCCCAGGTGATTTTGTCGGTGCAGAGATTGCAGGTTGCAGATGATCGGGGGGCAATCGCCATTCGCAATGTCTCTTTTGAACTGCGGGCGGGGGAAATTTTGGGGATTGCTGGTGTAGATGGTAATGGACAGCGAGAATTGGCAGATGCGATCGCAGGTTTGCAGACTATCAAACAGGGGAAAATTGAGTTGCAGAACCCCACCCCGGCTGTGCCACCCCTCTACCACGGGAAAGAGGGGTTAGGAGTAAGAGTCAGAGAGGGGGGGTTGAGAGTGGGGTATATCCCGGAGGATAGGCAGAAAATGGGTTTGGTGTTGCAGTTTAGCATCGCCCAAAACTTGATTTTGAAGACTTTTAGAAATCTGCCGTTTTGTCGTTGTTTTTTGTTGCAACCAAATGCGATCGCAAATTATGCCCAAAATGCCATGCAAGAATTTGATATCCGCGCGACTGGGGAAGCTGTGCCCTTATGTCAGTTGTCGGGAGGAAATCAGCAAAAGGTGGTGTTAGCGCGGGAATTGGCGGGAGAACCAGCGTTAATTGTCGCCATGCAACCAACGCGGGGGCTAGACGTGGGGGCGACAGAAGCGATACATTTGCGGTTGTTAGCAGAACGCGATCGCGGTGCAGCGGTTTTGTATATATCCACAGAGTTAGAAGAAGTGATGGCAATTAGCGATCGCATCGCTGTAATCTACAGAGGTGAGTTTGTCGATATTTTGGATGCACAGACAGCGACAGTCGAGGAGATTGGTTTGTTGATGGCTGGAGGGAAAAAACAATCTCCAGAATTACAGCCTGAATTAACGCCTGAGAGGGTGTTTGAAAAGTTTTAG
- a CDS encoding carotenoid oxygenase family protein produces the protein MTTKIQNLQDYPRVPQSIMTASQRELKDIQMQVSGYLPQDLQGHVFMVTSVGTVNSGGLPYRNGDSVLCGDGMIYRLDFNSPYEVRLTTSIVKPPDYYADKATCQNSKYKKYRFRNHGITRFSLTLGIRNQLNTAFLPIKFSSDSQERLLVTYDAGRPYEIDTETLELVTPIGTNQEWQSELNGYNAPFPPFLSTAHPVFDPHTQQIFTVNYGRSLLNFLDTIPFIYDLEQFPQEIDEFLTALSSFLRVNFLKDIFDFASHSLQRFVQLYVELIEKLINLEIDNFVYLISWDGAGDLERWKLVLPDGSPVSIDQTIHQIGVTRDYVVIMDTAFTTGLEQILNNPFPDDKKVERLLRDLLERPTSPDSLVYIVRRADLKAGQFPVSNQQEVEVVVQKVVLPLEAAHFLVDYDNPQGNITLNTSHICGMEVSKWIGNYDVSAYNPENPVPSYLHGMEPSQADIGRMGRYVINGETGDILESQIISDIERTWGVDLYTYPEQDPQTKKTLERLEDIYWCSFGLWKDLMTEFIVNQYKHYRNRQVPIEKVLSMAAKGIPAYLFRLHASSTEAAAIVDSYQLPSGYILLSPQFMPHRDAKKPTDGYIICTVWYEDKNEFWVFDANHLSKGPLCQLSHPSLDFALTLHTAWLPNIGKRQATYYINVREDYKELVHQASQKHPDIQDLFEEEIYPHFESASNPSS, from the coding sequence ATGACAACTAAAATCCAAAATCTTCAAGATTACCCTAGAGTTCCACAGTCAATCATGACAGCCAGTCAACGTGAACTCAAAGATATCCAAATGCAAGTTTCTGGATATCTTCCCCAGGATTTGCAAGGTCATGTCTTCATGGTTACTTCCGTAGGAACTGTTAACTCTGGAGGTCTTCCCTATCGCAATGGAGATTCTGTATTGTGTGGGGACGGTATGATTTATCGGTTGGATTTTAATTCCCCATATGAAGTGAGATTGACAACAAGCATAGTCAAACCACCTGATTACTATGCTGACAAAGCAACCTGTCAGAACTCAAAGTATAAGAAGTATCGTTTTCGCAATCATGGCATCACCAGATTTTCCCTAACCTTGGGTATTCGCAACCAGCTGAATACAGCTTTTCTACCGATAAAGTTTTCCTCAGATTCGCAAGAACGGTTACTAGTTACTTATGATGCAGGCCGTCCTTATGAGATTGATACTGAAACCCTAGAGCTTGTTACTCCTATTGGCACTAATCAAGAATGGCAATCTGAGTTAAATGGTTATAATGCTCCTTTTCCACCGTTTTTGAGTACGGCTCATCCTGTTTTTGATCCTCATACACAGCAGATATTTACAGTTAACTATGGTAGATCATTACTTAATTTTCTAGACACTATTCCTTTTATTTATGACCTTGAGCAATTTCCCCAAGAAATAGATGAGTTTTTAACTGCACTTAGCTCATTTCTGCGAGTAAATTTCCTCAAAGATATTTTTGATTTCGCCTCTCATTCTTTGCAAAGATTTGTGCAACTCTACGTCGAATTGATCGAGAAACTAATTAACTTAGAAATTGATAACTTTGTTTATTTAATTTCTTGGGATGGTGCAGGTGACTTGGAAAGATGGAAGCTAGTTTTACCTGATGGTTCACCTGTGTCAATTGACCAAACCATACATCAGATTGGAGTAACGAGAGATTATGTTGTGATTATGGATACAGCTTTCACAACAGGATTAGAACAAATACTCAATAACCCTTTTCCAGACGATAAAAAAGTTGAAAGACTACTGAGAGACTTATTAGAACGGCCTACTTCTCCAGATTCTTTAGTTTATATTGTGCGTCGTGCTGACTTAAAAGCCGGACAATTTCCAGTATCTAATCAGCAGGAAGTTGAAGTAGTCGTCCAAAAAGTTGTGTTGCCGTTAGAAGCAGCGCATTTTTTAGTAGACTATGACAACCCCCAAGGAAACATTACACTAAATACATCTCATATCTGCGGTATGGAGGTATCTAAATGGATCGGAAACTATGATGTTTCTGCTTACAATCCCGAAAATCCTGTGCCTTCATATCTTCATGGTATGGAGCCAAGTCAAGCCGATATTGGGCGTATGGGACGCTATGTAATTAATGGAGAAACGGGAGATATTCTGGAGTCACAGATTATTTCTGATATTGAACGTACCTGGGGTGTAGATCTCTATACTTATCCAGAGCAAGATCCTCAGACAAAAAAAACCTTAGAGCGCCTGGAAGACATATACTGGTGTTCTTTTGGGTTATGGAAAGACTTAATGACAGAATTTATTGTCAATCAGTATAAACATTATAGAAATCGGCAAGTTCCTATCGAAAAAGTATTGAGTATGGCTGCCAAGGGAATACCCGCTTACTTGTTTAGACTCCATGCCTCATCAACGGAAGCAGCTGCGATCGTTGACAGCTATCAATTACCATCAGGATACATACTACTTTCTCCCCAGTTTATGCCGCATCGCGATGCTAAAAAACCAACTGATGGTTATATTATCTGCACAGTATGGTATGAAGATAAAAACGAATTCTGGGTTTTTGATGCTAATCATTTGTCTAAAGGGCCTCTCTGCCAACTATCCCATCCTTCACTTGATTTTGCTCTGACCTTGCATACTGCTTGGTTGCCAAATATTGGAAAACGTCAAGCTACTTATTATATTAATGTGCGCGAAGATTACAAGGAATTAGTACACCAAGCATCGCAAAAACATCCTGATATTCAGGATTTATTTGAGGAAGAAATTTATCCTCATTTTGAATCAGCTTCAAACCCTAGTAGCTAA
- a CDS encoding ureidoglycolate lyase, protein MTTSQTVQQLQAEWVTPESFQRFGQVIFASSDGKAFDEKDASLNLQNGIPRFYIMRLQKKGRKFHKITRHQQCTQCLGSLEGKDWLIAVCPPDNNLNEPALSEIAAFRIPGNCFINLHQGTWHAGPYFEHEFVDFYNLELADTNVVDHFTHDFLKSHQLEFEML, encoded by the coding sequence ATGACTACATCACAAACAGTGCAACAATTGCAGGCAGAATGGGTGACACCAGAAAGTTTTCAGCGTTTTGGACAGGTGATTTTTGCTAGTTCAGATGGTAAAGCTTTTGATGAAAAAGATGCTTCGTTAAATTTGCAAAATGGGATTCCGCGATTTTATATTATGCGGCTGCAAAAGAAAGGACGGAAGTTTCACAAAATTACTCGTCATCAGCAATGCACTCAATGTCTGGGTTCTTTAGAAGGAAAAGACTGGTTAATTGCAGTTTGTCCACCTGATAATAATCTGAATGAACCAGCCTTATCAGAAATTGCCGCTTTCCGCATTCCGGGGAATTGTTTCATTAACTTACATCAGGGAACTTGGCACGCTGGACCATATTTTGAGCATGAATTTGTAGATTTTTATAATCTAGAACTTGCTGATACGAATGTGGTAGATCATTTCACCCATGATTTTCTCAAAAGTCATCAATTAGAGTTTGAGATGCTGTAA
- a CDS encoding BMP family protein, with product MAVNVSRRKFILYGSAALTTSFLLQACNHNQRTTPTTSGSQGFKIAIALPGVITDQAWNQSGYEGMNLAKQEVGAETAYVEKVAQADQAEVLTDFARKGYNVVFAHGGQFDAAVEQVASQFPNTFFVAVNGSIKGENIAALRIDNLQASYLCGIIAASVTKSNRLAYIAGQEFEATQEELRGFELGAKSVQPNIKVTSAFTGDWNDVAKAKEATLALISTGADVIYQWLDNASPTVLQTASDKGVYAFGNTKDQLNIAPSAVLTSAVKRLDLGIVYLTELAKDKQLKGEIYTIGLERPVILSLGEFGDKVPDAVKQKVLNIRQEIVDKKITFENCKEAGKDTRCVKKHTA from the coding sequence ATGGCGGTAAACGTTAGCAGACGTAAATTTATTTTGTATGGTTCAGCTGCTTTGACTACAAGCTTTCTGCTGCAAGCTTGCAATCACAACCAAAGGACGACACCGACGACTAGCGGTAGTCAAGGGTTTAAAATTGCGATCGCACTTCCTGGCGTCATTACCGATCAAGCCTGGAATCAATCTGGTTATGAAGGAATGAACCTGGCGAAACAAGAAGTTGGTGCAGAAACTGCCTATGTAGAAAAAGTAGCACAAGCGGATCAAGCAGAAGTGTTAACTGACTTTGCACGTAAAGGCTACAATGTAGTGTTTGCCCACGGCGGGCAGTTTGATGCAGCTGTGGAACAAGTCGCTTCACAATTTCCCAATACATTCTTTGTGGCGGTTAACGGTTCTATCAAAGGTGAAAACATTGCCGCTTTACGTATAGATAACCTGCAAGCCAGCTATTTATGTGGAATTATTGCCGCTTCTGTGACTAAGTCTAACAGATTAGCTTATATTGCTGGACAGGAATTTGAAGCCACTCAAGAGGAATTGCGAGGTTTTGAATTAGGGGCAAAATCTGTTCAGCCAAATATCAAAGTTACTTCTGCTTTTACTGGTGATTGGAATGATGTCGCCAAGGCAAAAGAAGCCACTCTTGCCTTAATCTCTACTGGTGCTGATGTCATCTATCAATGGTTAGATAATGCCTCACCTACAGTTTTGCAAACTGCCAGCGATAAAGGAGTATATGCTTTTGGCAATACAAAAGATCAGTTAAATATTGCCCCTAGTGCAGTTTTAACCAGTGCCGTCAAGCGGCTAGACTTAGGAATTGTTTACCTGACAGAACTAGCAAAAGATAAACAGCTAAAAGGGGAGATATATACAATTGGGCTGGAAAGACCAGTTATATTATCTTTAGGAGAGTTTGGGGATAAAGTCCCGGATGCAGTTAAACAAAAAGTGCTAAATATAAGACAAGAAATTGTTGATAAAAAAATTACTTTTGAAAATTGCAAAGAAGCCGGTAAAGATACCCGTTGTGTGAAAAAACACACGGCTTAG
- a CDS encoding XdhC family protein yields the protein MLNFYQQLAATLKNSPVVLATVTSTKGSVPREVGAKMFISTDGKTCGTIGGGAGEAKIYQQALQLFQTGKKQFVEIDLSGVPQRQTQGICGGTMLVWLELWSGNESLNLVNQIIDTLTSGHSGAIITPFEINKKPYLVGETQLTNSLQTTGLIEPLLPPPTLLIIGAGHIAIPLAEIAKIAGFQIIVQDDRPEFATPERFPQGSLILAQPITSIQENLEEIPNLYVALVTRGYQQDLAALRILCNLPLQYIGMIGSEKRVRTVYKILHNEGYLTELIEPIYAPIGLDIGALTPGEIAVSICAELIKVRRGGTGAPLSELCSPRERDSDYSDGNVNGINIL from the coding sequence ATGCTTAACTTCTACCAACAACTAGCAGCAACCTTAAAAAACAGTCCCGTAGTGTTAGCCACAGTCACCAGCACCAAAGGTTCCGTACCCAGAGAAGTAGGCGCAAAAATGTTCATTAGCACCGATGGTAAAACCTGCGGCACAATTGGCGGTGGCGCTGGAGAAGCAAAAATTTATCAACAAGCTTTGCAACTATTCCAAACAGGTAAAAAACAATTTGTAGAAATTGATTTATCAGGCGTACCGCAACGCCAAACCCAAGGCATTTGTGGTGGCACAATGTTAGTATGGCTAGAATTATGGTCTGGGAACGAAAGCTTAAATTTAGTTAATCAGATTATCGATACTTTAACATCAGGGCATTCAGGGGCAATTATTACACCATTTGAAATCAACAAAAAACCCTATTTAGTCGGAGAAACTCAACTCACTAACTCTCTACAAACCACCGGATTAATTGAACCTTTACTACCACCACCCACACTGTTAATTATTGGTGCGGGGCATATTGCCATCCCCCTAGCAGAGATTGCGAAAATAGCAGGTTTTCAAATTATTGTCCAAGATGATCGCCCAGAATTTGCCACCCCAGAAAGATTTCCCCAAGGGTCACTAATACTAGCACAACCCATCACCTCAATTCAGGAAAATTTAGAGGAAATTCCTAATTTATATGTTGCTTTAGTGACGAGAGGTTATCAACAAGATTTGGCAGCTTTACGGATATTATGCAATCTACCATTGCAATATATTGGCATGATTGGTAGTGAAAAACGAGTTCGCACAGTTTATAAAATACTACACAATGAAGGATATTTAACAGAATTAATTGAACCAATATATGCACCCATTGGTTTAGATATTGGTGCTTTAACACCAGGAGAAATTGCTGTTAGTATTTGTGCAGAATTAATCAAAGTCCGTCGTGGTGGTACTGGTGCTCCATTATCTGAATTGTGTTCGCCAAGAGAGCGCGACAGCGATTACAGCGATGGGAATGTGAATGGAATAAATATCTTGTAG
- a CDS encoding AAA-like domain-containing protein, with amino-acid sequence MFLQKTRRRRGVLLTPQGLKKLQTAKSEAEIGENSGNRYTLEALNERTCLSVDTLTKIFACELGVDKQTLKYCFQAFNLVLEQSDYFLPEPQQQDEVLGTNLLVVETAPEIPEGQVPLDSAFYLERPPIETDCYKAILQPGALIRIKAPRRMGKTSLMSRIIQSATNDGYRTVSLSFQLADKAIFQDLDKFLRWFCASISLGLQVQNRLTDYWDELFGSKISSKIYFEQYLLAKTTSPIVLGLDDVDILFQYPDLADDFFGLLRAWHEEAKNREIWKKLRLVVAHATEVYIPLNVNKSPFNVGLPVELKSLNREQVQALGDLYSLNCSEQAVEQLFALVGGQPYLVRLAFYYSWQQGVSLEQLLSTALSSNGIYREHLQQQWWNLQQNPELVAAFAQVAKASRPVELHLEQAFKLQSMGLVHLYGNQATPSCKLYAEYFGDRLDNQ; translated from the coding sequence ATGTTCTTACAGAAAACCCGACGCAGACGGGGTGTACTGCTAACACCTCAAGGATTAAAGAAACTTCAAACAGCTAAGTCTGAAGCAGAGATTGGGGAAAACTCCGGTAATCGGTATACTCTTGAAGCATTGAACGAACGTACATGTTTGTCTGTGGATACACTGACGAAAATATTTGCTTGTGAACTAGGAGTGGACAAGCAAACCTTGAAGTACTGTTTTCAAGCATTTAATCTAGTTCTGGAACAGAGTGATTATTTCCTTCCTGAACCACAACAGCAGGATGAAGTCTTAGGTACTAACTTGCTCGTAGTAGAAACAGCACCAGAGATACCAGAAGGACAAGTACCCCTAGATTCTGCATTTTATTTAGAACGTCCTCCTATTGAAACCGATTGTTACAAAGCAATTTTGCAACCAGGAGCTTTAATCCGGATCAAAGCCCCTAGACGGATGGGGAAAACTTCATTAATGTCAAGAATTATTCAGTCTGCAACTAATGATGGTTATCGCACTGTATCTTTAAGCTTCCAGCTAGCCGATAAAGCAATTTTTCAAGACTTAGATAAATTCTTGCGTTGGTTTTGTGCAAGTATCAGTCTGGGTTTACAGGTGCAAAATCGACTCACAGACTATTGGGATGAGCTTTTTGGCAGCAAAATTAGCTCTAAAATTTACTTTGAGCAGTATCTTTTAGCCAAAACAACCAGCCCTATTGTCCTGGGTCTAGACGATGTAGATATATTGTTCCAATATCCTGACTTGGCGGATGATTTTTTTGGGTTGTTACGCGCTTGGCATGAGGAAGCCAAAAATCGAGAGATTTGGAAAAAACTGCGGTTAGTTGTGGCACACGCAACAGAGGTTTATATTCCCCTGAATGTGAATAAGTCACCTTTTAATGTGGGGTTACCAGTTGAGTTAAAAAGCCTAAACCGGGAACAAGTACAGGCTTTAGGAGATCTCTATAGTTTGAACTGTTCAGAGCAAGCAGTAGAACAACTGTTTGCTTTGGTTGGTGGACAACCTTATCTTGTAAGACTGGCTTTTTATTATTCATGGCAACAAGGTGTCAGTTTAGAGCAATTGTTGTCAACTGCCCTAAGCTCAAATGGAATTTACCGTGAACACCTGCAACAACAATGGTGGAACCTCCAACAAAATCCAGAATTAGTAGCCGCCTTTGCACAGGTTGCCAAAGCATCTAGACCTGTGGAATTACATCTAGAGCAAGCGTTCAAGTTGCAAAGCATGGGATTAGTACATTTATACGGTAATCAAGCTACCCCTAGCTGTAAGTTGTATGCCGAATATTTTGGCGATCGCCTAGATAACCAGTAA
- a CDS encoding DoxX family protein, translated as MNKYKELLRVILALAIIFVGVTHFVIPEPYVKIMPPQLPYPLELVYISGFFEILGGIGLLVPPVSQPAAWGLIALFIAVFPANINMAVNHIKLENIPNEPWVHAIRLPFQAVLIAWAWWYTKPSDREKQVSIIPKSLIPKDLEW; from the coding sequence ATGAACAAGTATAAGGAATTATTGCGTGTCATCCTTGCCCTAGCTATCATCTTCGTAGGAGTGACGCACTTTGTGATTCCCGAACCCTATGTCAAAATTATGCCCCCCCAACTTCCCTACCCTTTAGAATTAGTTTACATCAGTGGCTTTTTTGAAATTTTGGGTGGGATTGGGTTATTAGTTCCGCCTGTAAGTCAACCAGCGGCTTGGGGATTAATTGCCCTTTTTATTGCCGTTTTTCCAGCCAACATTAATATGGCAGTTAATCATATTAAGCTAGAAAACATACCAAATGAACCTTGGGTTCATGCCATAAGACTGCCCTTCCAAGCAGTTTTAATCGCCTGGGCTTGGTGGTATACCAAACCTTCAGATAGAGAAAAACAAGTTTCGATTATTCCCAAGTCACTCATCCCCAAAGATTTAGAATGGTAA
- a CDS encoding nucleotidyltransferase family protein — MHFVIILAAGKSTRMGICKTTLPWCQGKTLLTYQLEKWLSLGFTPLVVFGLHNSHQQKDCLPGCLSVINPHSNAGKTTSIITGLQNIPQKFDVLAISAVDQPRNFEIYQQLLQAHQENSALITAPTYQGKMGHPLLFANKMRSHLEKICEETLGLRQVISEFYPLICQVEFDNPAVLVDINTPEEYQKELRGCL; from the coding sequence ATGCACTTTGTGATTATTTTAGCGGCGGGTAAATCTACTCGCATGGGTATTTGTAAAACTACGCTACCTTGGTGTCAAGGTAAAACCTTATTAACTTATCAACTAGAAAAATGGTTAAGTTTAGGCTTTACACCTTTAGTGGTGTTTGGTTTACATAACAGTCATCAGCAAAAAGATTGTCTTCCCGGCTGTTTGAGTGTAATTAATCCTCATAGCAATGCTGGAAAAACAACTTCTATTATTACAGGGTTACAAAATATTCCCCAAAAGTTTGATGTGTTAGCGATTTCCGCAGTTGACCAACCCAGGAATTTCGAGATTTACCAGCAATTATTGCAAGCACATCAAGAAAATTCAGCTTTGATTACTGCACCTACATATCAAGGTAAGATGGGGCATCCGTTGCTGTTTGCAAATAAAATGCGATCGCATTTAGAAAAGATTTGCGAAGAAACTTTAGGTTTACGACAAGTTATCAGCGAATTTTACCCGCTAATTTGCCAAGTCGAGTTTGATAATCCGGCTGTACTTGTGGATATCAACACGCCGGAAGAATATCAGAAAGAGTTAAGAGGATGCTTGTAA